One window from the genome of Anaerococcus sp. Marseille-Q7828 encodes:
- a CDS encoding lactococcin 972 family bacteriocin, with the protein MKKIKTILSIVSLSTLLTSVAFASVEVDGGIWSYGGVHEVGNWGAFSNYYHPSRYHYSRVVRGRDSKDDTKYAGAGNTSQAFIHTKIGEKAYFYYGF; encoded by the coding sequence ATGAAAAAAATTAAAACGATATTATCAATTGTTTCACTATCAACACTTTTAACATCAGTAGCATTTGCGTCAGTAGAAGTAGACGGCGGAATTTGGTCATATGGTGGAGTTCATGAAGTAGGTAACTGGGGCGCTTTTTCTAACTACTACCATCCTAGTAGATATCATTACTCAAGAGTAGTAAGAGGGCGTGATTCCAAAGACGATACAAAATATGCAGGTGCAGGTAATACATCACAAGCTTTTATACACACTAAGATTGGAGAAAAAGCATATTTCTATTATGGATTTTAA
- a CDS encoding alpha,alpha-phosphotrehalase yields the protein MFDMVFNHTSTDHEWFQKALAGDKYYQDFYYIRDLKEDGSLPTNWESKFGGEAWAPFGDTGKYYLCLYDKTQADLNWHNPNVREELFKIVNYWIDRGIKGFRFDVLNVIGKDQILKDSNGNIVEEKPLYTDTPRVHKWIRELNNNTFGKHSDIITVGEMSSTNIRNSIMYSSNDDTELSMVFSFHHLKVDYENGDKWTDASFDFMKLKEIFNDWQVGMEEGGGWNALFWNNHDQPRANNRFGDVKNYPYESATMLGQSIHMMRGTPYIYMGEEIGMTDPVYESIEDYRDIESKNAYKMLKEKGLSDEDAFKIIGKKSRDNSRTPMQWDDSDNAGFSNETPWIAVNDNYKKVNVAKAIEDQNSVYYYYKKLISLRKNEELISDGSYKPILEDHPSIFAYMREYENQKLINFNNFYGEEVELSLSEILTDIKDYEYLLGNYGEVEVEEKIKLRPYESLALIKR from the coding sequence ATGTTTGATATGGTTTTTAACCATACATCAACAGACCACGAATGGTTCCAGAAGGCCCTTGCAGGAGATAAGTATTACCAAGATTTTTACTACATCAGAGATCTGAAAGAAGATGGTTCACTTCCAACAAATTGGGAGTCCAAATTTGGAGGGGAAGCCTGGGCGCCATTTGGAGATACTGGCAAATATTATCTTTGCCTATATGATAAGACCCAAGCTGACCTAAACTGGCACAATCCAAATGTGAGAGAAGAATTATTTAAGATCGTAAACTATTGGATTGATAGGGGGATAAAGGGATTTAGATTTGACGTACTAAATGTCATAGGAAAAGATCAAATCTTAAAAGATTCCAATGGAAACATTGTGGAAGAAAAGCCTCTATACACTGACACACCAAGAGTTCACAAGTGGATTAGAGAACTAAACAATAATACTTTTGGTAAACATAGTGATATAATCACAGTAGGGGAAATGAGCTCAACAAATATCAGAAACTCTATCATGTATTCGTCAAACGATGACACAGAGCTTTCCATGGTGTTTTCCTTCCACCACTTAAAGGTTGACTACGAAAATGGAGATAAGTGGACAGATGCTAGCTTTGACTTTATGAAATTAAAAGAAATATTTAATGATTGGCAAGTAGGCATGGAAGAAGGTGGAGGCTGGAATGCCCTATTTTGGAATAACCATGACCAACCAAGAGCCAACAACCGCTTTGGAGATGTCAAAAACTATCCATACGAAAGTGCAACTATGCTAGGCCAGTCCATTCATATGATGCGTGGGACACCTTATATTTACATGGGTGAAGAAATTGGCATGACAGACCCTGTATATGAGTCAATAGAGGATTATAGAGATATAGAATCAAAAAATGCATATAAAATGCTAAAAGAAAAGGGCCTATCTGATGAAGATGCCTTTAAGATAATAGGAAAAAAATCAAGAGATAATTCCAGAACTCCTATGCAATGGGATGATAGCGACAATGCAGGATTTTCAAATGAGACACCTTGGATTGCTGTTAATGACAACTACAAAAAAGTAAATGTAGCAAAGGCAATAGAAGACCAAAATTCAGTATACTATTACTACAAAAAACTGATTAGCCTAAGAAAAAACGAGGAACTTATATCAGATGGTTCATATAAACCAATACTTGAAGACCACCCAAGTATTTTTGCCTATATGAGAGAATATGAAAATCAGAAATTAATCAACTTCAACAATTTCTACGGAGAAGAAGTAGAACTTTCATTAAGTGAAATTCTGACAGATATAAAAGACTACGAATATCTACTAGGAAATTATGGAGAAGTAGAAGTAGAAGAAAAAATAAAGCTAAGACCTTATGAATCACTAGCTCTCATAAAAAGATAA
- a CDS encoding DUF1430 domain-containing protein has product MKKIVIFISSLLMSTLLYFFISGTQSQTIFSSFPTVDLYYVNPKIDKSDFEEDLEALANQNDVIIAKRIVIPQKSGEVKFYYKTFGDKEAPSYINIASDEVLKINDDLAATYIIIGKALSQDELYNFLSADGNQTRKFGDGSSLDNVIELFGYPAMMFILVVSFFVILAISIINRLNETSKYGIKLISGERKSMLLLKDFIDDLITVILAFLMNVIIFGILFKVHNIFIEPIMRYFLTALIIYLLGIVLVSLIVSFLFFAIIKYENLMQIIKGRLPIKSIMAVLVISQILSFIIVAYQFRVASFSYPQIKTLETSASKWDEYPDSVNITFNLNSHADSLEEDLKRWNQWYEYLDDTFEDDKWILAYSNIANYFGSDIETTRANLDKYDPDGNTIIVSNTYLEKEQVNHKTDFSDLKYGEFGLILPEKTKANEESLVKIYEDYVNETFGGEGDFKAKVEYVSDNQKRFIFNTTIITDKQYLIDPAIIVISPKSTGSSDRSLMFWNNMIANFIFFDNYEYCHKTLEDHNLIKWVSYIKNSRSDYYERLSDEIRDIRFNIIGSIFTILTSLLLFNSIVITYFKEFRRENFIKRISGLSFFGIHKRFIIMQFIIFLLSLIASFKLTNDLAASLGTFLVFVMNSLIILYVQNKKENKQSMTILKGE; this is encoded by the coding sequence ATGAAAAAAATCGTGATTTTCATATCATCGCTACTAATGAGTACTCTTTTGTACTTTTTTATAAGTGGTACACAAAGTCAGACAATATTTTCATCATTTCCAACTGTAGATTTATACTATGTAAATCCAAAGATAGATAAATCTGATTTTGAGGAAGATTTGGAAGCCTTGGCTAATCAAAATGATGTTATTATTGCTAAAAGAATAGTCATACCTCAAAAAAGCGGAGAAGTTAAGTTTTATTATAAGACCTTTGGTGATAAGGAAGCTCCTTCTTATATAAACATTGCTTCTGATGAGGTGCTAAAGATTAACGATGATTTAGCTGCAACTTATATTATCATAGGCAAAGCTTTAAGCCAGGACGAATTATATAATTTTTTATCAGCAGATGGTAACCAAACTAGAAAGTTTGGAGATGGATCTTCCCTAGATAATGTAATTGAGCTATTTGGATATCCTGCTATGATGTTTATACTTGTAGTAAGTTTCTTTGTTATTTTAGCTATATCTATAATTAATAGACTAAATGAAACATCTAAATATGGCATCAAGCTAATATCTGGAGAGAGAAAGTCAATGCTGCTACTTAAAGATTTTATAGATGATTTAATTACTGTTATTTTGGCTTTTCTAATGAATGTGATTATTTTTGGCATTTTATTTAAAGTACATAATATTTTTATTGAACCTATAATGAGATATTTTTTGACAGCTCTTATCATTTACTTATTAGGTATTGTACTAGTATCATTAATAGTTTCATTTTTATTTTTTGCTATAATTAAATATGAGAATCTTATGCAAATCATCAAGGGAAGGCTACCAATAAAGTCAATCATGGCTGTGTTGGTTATTTCTCAAATCTTATCGTTTATAATAGTGGCATATCAGTTTAGAGTTGCAAGTTTTTCCTATCCACAGATTAAAACTCTTGAGACTTCAGCTAGTAAGTGGGATGAATATCCTGATTCAGTAAATATTACTTTTAATTTAAATTCTCACGCAGATTCCCTTGAAGAGGATTTAAAGAGATGGAATCAATGGTATGAATACTTAGATGATACTTTTGAAGATGATAAGTGGATACTAGCTTATAGTAATATTGCTAATTATTTTGGATCTGATATAGAGACTACTAGGGCTAATCTAGATAAGTATGATCCAGATGGAAATACCATAATTGTTTCCAATACTTATCTAGAAAAAGAACAAGTAAATCATAAAACTGACTTTTCTGATTTGAAATATGGAGAGTTTGGACTAATATTGCCTGAGAAGACAAAGGCTAATGAAGAATCACTTGTAAAAATATATGAGGATTATGTTAATGAAACTTTTGGTGGTGAGGGTGATTTTAAGGCAAAGGTCGAATATGTTAGTGATAATCAAAAAAGATTTATCTTCAATACAACAATTATTACAGACAAGCAGTATTTAATTGACCCTGCTATTATAGTTATAAGTCCAAAATCTACAGGATCTAGTGATCGTAGTTTGATGTTTTGGAATAATATGATAGCTAATTTTATATTTTTTGATAACTATGAATATTGCCACAAAACCCTTGAAGATCACAATCTCATAAAGTGGGTTTCTTATATAAAAAATAGCAGAAGTGATTATTATGAGAGATTGTCAGACGAAATAAGAGATATTAGGTTTAATATTATTGGAAGTATTTTTACTATACTTACATCCTTACTCTTGTTTAATAGTATTGTTATAACCTACTTCAAAGAATTTAGAAGAGAAAATTTCATAAAGAGAATATCTGGATTGAGTTTCTTTGGTATCCATAAGCGCTTTATTATAATGCAGTTTATAATATTCTTACTTAGTTTAATAGCTTCCTTTAAGCTAACCAATGACTTAGCAGCGAGCCTAGGAACATTTTTAGTCTTTGTTATGAATTCACTCATAATTTTATATGTTCAAAATAAAAAAGAGAATAAGCAAAGTATGACAATTTTAAAGGGGGAATAG
- a CDS encoding YegS/Rv2252/BmrU family lipid kinase: MTKLFLISSTAGATEYHFTKKQIEDVYKKYGREDEIIVKETRYRGHLEEIVRAFLASSYQDKVIITLGGDGTINEVVNLCLGNDVAIGLIPTGTGNDFAKNFDYKNFKIEDTFDISIRPIDLIRVNGKYCVNVTSLGFDTEVLKTAYDYLDKDKSLGKRAYIKAVADRVKNLTYQDLSIKLSLADSKYIYLKDEFLVSAICNGGYYGSGFNPAPDAKIDDGIINFVTARRFPKWQLLPLILKYKQGKHQSSKYLDEYLVKSGQIKSDKDFLANIDGEIFSTNNLDFEVVSKAINWAFFEK; encoded by the coding sequence ATGACAAAGCTATTTTTAATAAGCTCCACTGCTGGGGCTACTGAATATCATTTTACTAAAAAACAAATAGAAGATGTATACAAAAAGTATGGCAGAGAAGATGAGATAATTGTCAAGGAGACTAGGTACAGGGGGCATCTTGAAGAAATTGTAAGGGCATTTTTGGCTTCTTCCTACCAAGATAAGGTGATTATCACTTTGGGTGGAGATGGGACTATCAACGAAGTTGTCAATTTGTGCCTAGGTAATGATGTAGCTATTGGTCTTATACCAACTGGGACTGGTAATGATTTTGCCAAAAACTTTGATTACAAAAATTTTAAGATTGAGGATACTTTTGACATAAGCATTAGACCCATAGATCTTATAAGGGTCAATGGCAAATATTGTGTAAATGTGACAAGTCTTGGCTTTGATACTGAAGTTTTAAAGACAGCTTATGATTATCTTGATAAGGATAAGTCTTTGGGTAAACGTGCCTATATCAAAGCAGTTGCTGATAGGGTCAAAAACTTGACCTACCAAGATCTTTCGATTAAGCTAAGCTTAGCCGATTCTAAATATATATATCTAAAAGATGAGTTTCTTGTTTCTGCTATATGTAATGGTGGCTACTATGGGTCTGGCTTTAATCCAGCTCCAGATGCGAAAATTGACGATGGGATTATTAATTTTGTCACAGCCAGGAGGTTTCCAAAATGGCAATTACTTCCCCTAATCTTAAAATATAAGCAAGGCAAACACCAGTCTTCAAAATACTTAGATGAATACCTGGTTAAATCAGGTCAAATCAAATCAGATAAGGATTTCTTGGCAAATATTGACGGAGAAATATTTTCAACCAATAATCTAGATTTTGAAGTAGTATCCAAAGCTATAAATTGGGCATTTTTTGAAAAATAA
- a CDS encoding putative bacteriocin export ABC transporter → MIEIRNLSKSFGEKNIFDNININFHDNKTYAIVGESGSGKTTLLNIIAKLEEKDRGTILYNSTDLDKIDEHKFFRDYLGYLFQNLGLIESESVDYNLDLAFVGKKLSKNEKLRLKKEALDKVNLSYINLNTKVYTLSGGESQRVALSKLILKDPPIILADEPTASVDPMNAEEILNILLAMKSEGRIIIIATHSKDIWQATDEVISIDELKMCKG, encoded by the coding sequence ATGATTGAGATTAGGAATTTATCTAAGAGCTTTGGAGAAAAAAATATTTTTGATAATATAAATATTAATTTTCATGACAATAAGACCTATGCCATAGTTGGAGAAAGCGGGTCGGGAAAGACAACTTTATTAAATATTATAGCTAAGCTTGAAGAAAAAGATAGGGGCACCATATTATACAACTCAACTGATTTAGATAAGATTGATGAACACAAATTTTTTAGAGATTATCTGGGATATTTGTTTCAAAATTTAGGATTAATCGAAAGTGAAAGTGTTGATTATAATTTAGACCTTGCCTTTGTAGGAAAGAAACTTAGTAAAAATGAAAAGCTTAGATTAAAGAAAGAAGCCTTAGATAAAGTGAACTTATCATATATAAATCTTAATACAAAAGTTTATACCTTATCTGGAGGTGAGAGCCAAAGAGTGGCCCTATCTAAGCTTATCCTAAAAGACCCTCCAATAATTTTGGCTGATGAACCAACTGCATCAGTAGATCCAATGAATGCTGAGGAAATATTAAATATTTTATTAGCAATGAAAAGTGAAGGTAGGATTATAATAATTGCTACTCATAGTAAGGACATATGGCAGGCAACAGATGAAGTAATTTCTATAGATGAATTAAAAATGTGCAAAGGTTAG
- a CDS encoding helix-turn-helix domain-containing protein — protein sequence MSVTYNPTYIKIGDLIATNRKLQGYTQEEFAHIIGISIRALSKIENGYNLPSLSTASLIDSLLNISIMDLLRIFTDNPEQKISILYNEYNLALNNRDMENLIDIYKEVEKLSSLVNKDSIQYKKYLFIKSWHLINSGDIVNAYQTLEAAYKIQIIKSEENRILNYKIYLLKESIAPDLETSIDGIERVAKLSMDNLIRKSSELQNHPELRMKYLYNSLIIKMENLEDYSMNPYILIPLLQIALKLNSYTTYFQTIFYRGILNYYNGTTYFYLDIDEALAYFYIQKNQVFFDSNVDFLRKTILKTY from the coding sequence ATGAGTGTAACATATAACCCAACTTATATTAAAATAGGAGACCTTATAGCTACCAACAGAAAACTTCAAGGATATACTCAAGAAGAATTTGCCCATATTATTGGAATATCTATTAGAGCATTATCTAAAATAGAAAATGGATATAATCTCCCTTCATTATCAACAGCTAGTCTGATAGATTCACTACTAAATATTTCCATTATGGATCTATTAAGAATATTTACCGATAATCCTGAACAAAAAATCAGTATTCTATATAACGAATATAATCTTGCTCTTAATAATCGAGATATGGAAAATCTCATTGATATTTATAAAGAAGTTGAAAAATTAAGTAGTCTTGTAAATAAAGATTCTATACAGTACAAAAAATATCTATTTATAAAATCTTGGCACTTAATTAATTCTGGTGATATTGTGAATGCTTATCAAACTCTTGAAGCTGCATATAAGATTCAAATTATCAAATCGGAAGAGAATAGAATTTTAAATTATAAAATATATCTGTTAAAAGAATCCATTGCACCGGATTTAGAGACAAGTATAGACGGAATTGAAAGAGTTGCTAAATTATCAATGGATAATTTGATTAGAAAATCAAGTGAATTACAAAATCATCCTGAATTGAGAATGAAATATTTATATAATTCTTTAATAATAAAAATGGAAAATTTAGAAGATTATTCTATGAATCCATATATTTTAATCCCACTATTACAGATTGCACTAAAGCTCAATAGTTATACTACTTACTTTCAAACTATATTTTATAGAGGAATTTTAAATTACTATAATGGTACCACTTATTTTTATTTAGATATTGATGAGGCTCTTGCATATTTTTATATTCAAAAGAACCAAGTTTTCTTTGATTCTAATGTTGATTTCCTAAGAAAGACTATTCTTAAAACATATTAA